Below is a window of Ahaetulla prasina isolate Xishuangbanna chromosome 1, ASM2864084v1, whole genome shotgun sequence DNA.
acaggcttCAGAACCCAGCTGCTCCTATTCAAGTTGTGTCGTTTTCCATACGGATTGAATCAAAACAGCAGCTCTTGAACTCCCTCACCCGCATCACCCCGTCACCTAAGAATGACTGGAAATGCAGGATTTGGTGAATTTGAGATGTAgaaaaggcagagaaagagaaaaggcacCCAATtctggcagagagagaaagagagagcactCCCCAAATTTTCCCAGAATCCTCTAGCTCCCCTCTGGTAATGGTTAGTAGTTGCCATCAGtctccacacatacacacacaggcaAACATGCATGAAAGACAAGTATGAAGCTCTTGCTGCCACACCAACAGGATTGTAAGTGACAGCCAAGAGGAAATTAAGGAAGTGGGTTGGGGGAAATCATGTAAGAGCATTTTAGAGGGAAAGCaagagagaaaataagagaaatttGCCTATCCTTTTAGGTCACTGTGTCTTTCAAAGACCAGAAAAATCCcaagcaagaaaaaacaaaaggatcACAGCTTTTATATACTCCCCAATGTCCCCAAACTTATAGTGCCACCACAAGAACAAGTGATTTGGAGATGCGAGTGAAAATTGTTTGCTCCTTTGATTGTTTAATTAGATGTAATGCAAGCAGGAGTTTTGATTTGAGGGGTGAATAGAAAGAAATGGGTAAAGGACAGAATCTAGAAGCACATGATGCAAAAAACGTACAAATTCTGTGGTTTATACCGGCCTCTCTTGCGCTTTCTTTTTTGACCCTTCCCCTTTCCTCGCTTTGATTttctggaagaaaaacaaaacaagcaagagagagagagagagagagagagagagaaagtgcacagggggaggaaaggagaggaaaaagagggagaagcTACCATATGCACTTAGCTAAAGTATAAGCAACTGTGGAAGTCCTTGGAGCTGAGGCATTTCTGCTTTCTTGCTGcgagtggttgtttttttaagatgggtggccatataaatcttttaaataaatttgtttctACACTTCACACAACTCAAAAGTTGAAACCTGACAAGCCTCTCAACTTCCTTTCCAATTACAGATCGGCATGTCTCACTTCAAATATGACCCAACCTACAACTCCTACAACTCCGCTCCTTCTCCAAGAAATTGAAATGCCTTATTTTGGCTCCAGTACGGGCCCAAAAAGTCACTTTGGTGGTCCCCAGACAGAATGGGGTCACCATCCTCagtgaggaagaaaaaaagcGAGCAGCACTTAACAATGTGCGAATGTGGCTCTGTTTGCATTAGCTTGTTTTATGGCTTTCATTTTGACATGCACAAGCTTTACCCTCAGCAAATTATTTCTGAGAATTCCCACTGGAACCATCAGAAAGCCTCACTAGGCTGTTCACCTACAGGCAGGTAACAGTGAAAGATGGGGAGGTAATTCTGCATTCTATGAAAAAGGACGTAAACTATTAATATGCAGTTCAACATCAATTGCTCTGGTCTTACTTACAACATAAGATAAGTATGGCCTGTCTGAACCCATTACTATAGGGGTTATCACTAATAAGCAAAATATCTATGAGCTACTACATACGGGCAGATGAACTCTGATCCCCCTGCTTCTGAAGCCCTTGCTGGTACTAGAGGTTTAAAATAGAGCCAACTAAGGTAAGGCAATGAGATAAGGTTGTTAGGTAAGGCAACAAGGCTAACCTAACTATCATTCCTTGGAAGATGACACAATGTATTTTTTAACAGAGAAACTGAGCCCTGCTGCAAATGCTAGAGAAAGGAATGTATAGGTTTGGTTGTCCACCCTTTCATTAAAAATGGTGATCCTAAGAAACCAACTCTACCGCACAGTTTACCAGTTCATCTGATTTAATATTGTCTACACTATACGCCAGAGTCTCTGGTAGGTTTTCAGGCAAGTGATCTTCTCAGGTCTGCCTGGAAAAACCTTGGGACCTTCTGCAAAGCAAATTTCTACCCACACATGTTAAAGTCTTCCTGTGTACTTTTGAGCATGTATACAGGTCTAGAGCAGCAatcccagccaaggagaaaatcAGGTGAAAGTTAGTACCTACTGCTCCAGTAGTAAACTCTGGGAAAAATGCACACGAAAAAATGCAATATTCTCAGGACAATACCTAATACAAAAAAGTACTCCTTTCTTCCAAGAAACAGTTTATTTAAACTTTGGAAGAAAGAGATGCTGTAATAAAGGAGGAAGTCCCTGAGGTTAATGGACAGGATGTGCCCTGGATCTTGTTCAAGCCTCTTGGTTGGCATCAGTTATTCTCTCCTAACCACAAGCAAAGTAAGCATCACAAGAACACAGAACTACTAGCAGGGCAGAGGAAGCATGTTTACTTCAGGAAACTTTCAcaaagttttacattcatttatgcCACATTCATCCAGAGGCACACCATGAAAAAGGCATCAAGCATAAGAGGAATTTTAGCTTAACCCAAACCAGAGGGAACCCGATACCGATATAGAGATTTGCAAAGCAAAGTAAGCCACCTGAAGGAGTGGAAAGCTATAGTCCCAGAGGGAAGACTGTGGCCACGGTGCTCACTCAATCACAACACTTTTACATCTCTGAGTCACTCTGCCATTCAGCTGAATAACATGTGCACCAGAAGAGTAAGCCAAGCTAGCAGTATTTCCCTGGGCAATCCACTGATGGCTCCACAATGTGAATTCATGAGAATTCAATTAAGTTAGGACATGTATGAGAACAGCACAACTAAAAATATCCTCCCCAAaccccattctctctctttctcccccagcTTCCAAGCCAAATTCCAGACCATGAACCATCTTAATATACTCTTCAcagtgcatgcgtgcatgcattTATTTCTAAGCTAGAGCTTGAAAAAGTATATCCATATTTGATTAGGCTGGCTAATGTATAGAGAAGAAAACTATTTTATCATTCAATAACACTACACAAATCTCAAGGTAGATGTCAGTTTTACATTACAAGATCAGCTACCTCCATTTCCACAACATAACTCATCTACAGTCACCACAATGCAGTATTTCCAGATGCTTTGAACTACTATCTCGTTGGCCCCAGGCTGCAATACCAATAACCCGGGATAGATATTCTAAAAGCACTATAGAGGCACCATGCTGGGGAGTGCTggcaataaaatgaatataactcTCTCTATTCCATTTTTCATGATTGATATGCAAAGTTAATTCACATCAGAACACTACCCACCCTTTGATTGGGCATGTGTGGCTTTTGGTTCATGAAAGGGCAAACTCCCTTGTTCTAAGTGAGATAGCAGAGCCCACATGCACAGCCTTAATGTTAGGCATCTATGAAAGTTGCTGTGAACATCAGCAAGTTTTCATCAAAGCAGCAAAGAGAGGGGAGGGCAATGGTGACCAAATGCATGTGGAAGGAAAGTTTCAGCTAGAATCCATTTGAAAAGGGATAAAAGCTTTCGGTTAATTCCATGCTGTTCCTGACATTTTTTTTATACGTAAACAGTTTCAAAATGGCCTCAAGGCATAAGGGAACCACAGCTGTCAAAGCTACATGTGTGACTGTAGCTAAGAGGAACGGATTCAAGGTATAATTTTTtagattatttcttttttaaaaaaaacaaaaaacagcaacaaccagTTCTTATTTGTAGTGATctgggaaagaaaggagagagatcaCCAACACCAATTTAGGGGAGGGATATAATCTAGGTCACTTACTTTTCTTGTCTAATTCTGACTTCTTTCTTTTGTCTATAATGGAAGAAAGGACGAGCAGGATTAGAAGGGAACTAGCAATAAATACAAAGATACCATCCACGCTTTTACCACCCCATATTCAGCAGCAAACATAACAAAGGATGATCTTTCTGCCTTCCAGCACTGCCTGTCTCAGCCTTCCAAATGTTCCAGACTACCAATTCCATTATCCTTGTCAACTGGCAATGTTATCTGGGGATAATGGCAGCACAAGCTTAAAACGCCAGGCTGGTGAAGGTTGGCCTTAATTATGACAGCCAAGGGcagaaaaagaaacacatttcTTTCTGACCAAATTAAAACACTGTTCAGATGTTATCCCCAAATATATGCATTAAAAAGTCATACCTTTTGTCCTCGCCCCCAATATCCCCAACTCTATTTCCCTTTGCCCAACATTAACTAAATAACAAAATCTGAAGGGAAATTTTGTACACGTTGAcatgaaaatgaatataatttgCATTGACGTCAGAGCTCTGCCTTATACGGAtctatttattattagatttatatcccactgTTCTTTTGCAAAACTCAAGGCAAAATATACAATATTTCTGTCTTCTATTTTTCCTACAATAAACCTGTACGGTGAGTTGGGCTTCagaggtgactggcccaaagtcactgaacTCACTTTCATGCCTGAGGAGGATAAGAACTTGCAATCTCTGGGATTCTGGTCCAGCCACTTTAGCCACTACACCAAAGTAGCTCTCTTGATTGTAATCATGTTCTCATGATCGTGTAAACTTATATACATCAAAGGTTGGGGGTTAAGGGTTCAGAGCACATAGGGACATTAGGCACAACCCAATCAGCTGTTTACTCAGTTGGAGCAGAACAGCaatacaatgtttctcaaccagcTGCTGGTTCTCAATTGCACCTACCCAAAGAATGTACCAAGCAGCCAGTGAAATTTCCATGACAGCGACTGAGAGCATGTAAGCACACAGATTTATTTTGTGACCTAGATGCAGACCCATAAGGAATGCTTCTCCTGCTGAAGCAATGTTGATGCCACTGAGGTTTCTTAAGATGAAAAGTTAAAGCCTTCCTGTTATTGGGCAGTGGACTTACATCATCTGCCAATCAAGATAAATGAAATCACCAAGCCAATGGCTAGCAAGGAAAAACCCTTCCTTGCTAGTACAAAGCAGAACACAAGACTTTGGGTGGATAGGTGGATACAGGTGGGCAGCTGGATACAATTGGTACAATGGCATAATTCTTCTCCAAATTCAATCAGAAAAGCTCTCCGTCCTCACCTGCATTCACATTTACTGTGCTGCTGGAAGCTCATTGGATGTATATGCTGGCTCTGAAAGTGTTTGAGTTTCATGatctagaaggaaaaaaaggaggcagaagggagaaagaaaaaagaggaacagTGAGTCACGTTTACAAACGGATAATGTTCAACAGCCATCTCacaaaacaaataagcaaaataaTGCTAAAACAGGGGGCAAAATCAAGGCTACATGAGTTAGCATCCTTAAGCTGCCATCCTATCCCCATGTTACCCTCTAAGCCAATATTTCTTAAAACTCAGCAACTTtaggatatgtggacttcaactaccaaaattccccagccagccattgctggGAGTCAAAATCCGTACATCTTAGAAGTgtaagaaacactgctctaaactcCTGAGCAGGAAAGTATAGGAAAATGCTCAAAAGCAATAAGAAATGCCAAATTCTGATATGAATGACCATGCCAAAAAAGGACAATTTAGTCTCTGTTTAGCAATCACAATTGGGTTTAGCAAATAGGCTTATTAATCAAATCAGTCATTAAGGTGAAACCATGACTGTTTATgatcttcagttttcctttgtaaACCTGCAAACTGGATTGGTtataaagtcactttttcatcCCTATAATACCTacaaacaatcactaaacgagGTAGTCACTAAACAAGAACTAGTTTGTAAATGGGCCTCATGGCCAGAagtttaaaagttaaaatgtgggggtttttttctctgCTCTCCAATTCTAAAATCTGGATTTATTTAAAGACAACAAAACAAGGCATATATAGAATAACAGATCTGGGGCAAGTAACATGGCTATTTGGTTTATCAGGCTAACtaccaaagttttttttaaagtgtttggAAAGTGTAGCAAATACAGcaacctgaagcctgaagcctgaaatGTAGTTGTTATTACATGGGTATGCGATCTCTATATCTCTCTGTGCATACATGTGTATTTAGTAATATAGTCAAAAAGCCATCTCTGAATTTTCAGGGGGACTTACATTCAGGTTCAAATGAATGTGTACAAAGCACATCCCCTCAGTTTACTAGCCTTCCCTTTGGAGCATCATGGTAGCCACAGCCGTGTTTATAATTCTTGAAATAACAAAGGCCACCAGGgcaatttcttttctgttctatttggggtggggggctgtttttgtttttaatgtttggcTGCACTTTTTGTAATCTCAGAAGCACTTCTGACCTGCTCATATTGCCAAGGGACAACGTGACCTAGTCACGTTGCTCTGGTCACATTAAAAATAGGTAAAAGCTAGGTACCGTCTAGCCTATCAAAAAGAAGGATGGGGGAAGGACATGATAACTTTCTTTAGTATTTGTGGGGCTGTCACAAACAAGAGGGTGTTGATTTATTCTCTAAGGGCAGGAAGTAATGGGTGTAAAAgatgcaacctagaagtaaggagaaatttcccaacagtgagaacaactaatcagtggaatacCTTGCCTCCTAGTGTTGTGGGTGTctctcactggaagttttcaaaactAGACTGATTGAGATGGTATAAGGCTCCTACCTTGAGCTGGGAGTTAAGACTAGAAACCTCTGATGTCCCTTACAGTCCTATAATTCTATGATTCATATTTCTCTATTCTTTCCACATCCAAATGGTTACCAGTATATTAGGAGCTGGGTGTGGTCCCAGACCACCAGTTGATCCTTCCCAAAATTATAGAAACCATTCATAGTGGAATTTATTAAAGAAAACAAGGCAAAACTGCAGGCCAAAAGACTCTTCCTCATTGCTAAGTTGCCTTGACTGTTAAACCATAGTCTCACCTCCATGGTGACATTGTACACCTCTGTAGGCACACATTCTAGCGCTTCATCATTACAGCATCCTGCACATCTCATCAGGGGCACACAGGATGGTTTGAAGATGTATTCCACCTCATCAGGATACTCCTGGAAAATATCTACCATGGTCTCAATTGACCTGCAGGCACTGCGCTCAAAGACCTTCATAAATGAGATAACTAGAAaacaaaagggaggcagaaaggaaaaggagggattAGTTAAACTTATTCTATGAAGTCTAACATTAACATTACAATGTAGTATAGCCAGAGACTTAAGGCGCAAGGACCACTGACTCTGCCCCTGGATTCTTATCTAACAGGCTCACCAAAATACAGGCTCTCAGTAAATGCATTAGCCTACTTAAAATGTACTTAAGGCCTAAGAAGGCAGACTATAGGGATTGTGGATGAGCAAGATATGACGAATCACTGACAAGTTTAGCATCTGTCTCGTCTGAATTTTAACCAGCTAGACACTGAATGCATTTGCAAGATGAAAATAAAAGTGATTCATAAGGCCACAAGTCTCAGGGCATGGTGGCAGCTTGTTAGAGAAGCTTTACCTTGAAGTGAATGGAAAGGGAACCTGGTCATTTCAGAAACCCAGAGCCTCCAACAGTGTCCCCTCACATGTAAAATAACGTAGCTCCTAGTTGATGTTAGCCTAACAGATTCTCTCAAAGGCACAGCAGGACCAAATACAATTTCCTCAGAAAATTTTCTGCAGTGGGAATATCACATTTTCCAGGGCTCATCACACAGTGCCATGCAGCTGGAAAATATACTTCTCCCTTTAACTTCTGGTCCTATACTGCTCCCAAGACTATATGGAAAGTAGCTGGAGAAGAAGTAGAAACTCATTCTTGACTGTACTGCACACCACTCATgtagttttcagcacaaaaatcaAGGAACTTGATGGGAGGGAAGGTCCCCTTCCCTTCCATAAACCCACGCCGTAACATTTCCTGACCCCCTCCAAAATGTTAGTTTTACTCCAGCACAGAAATGCCCCTCATTTATGTTTCCAAACTACAAAGAACAAACAATCACCTCATTCCCCCCTCAAAAGGGCTGCCACCATTCTGTGCACTCTGGTTGGCTGGCAAAACATTTTCATAATTTTATATTACCCAAAGGGTCTCATCATTTGCTTCAATTACTGTAGAATTTGATGTGCAGTAATTCTGGACTGGATTGAGGCTACAATCTAATTGAAACTAAAGCTCCAAAGAACTTTAGTGCCCCTTATTTAGTCCAGATATACCTCGTTATGATATTTACTATTAAGTTTTAATGTTAGAAAGATGTTTAGGATTGCCTTCTTCAATGAAACAAGAGAGGTTCTACCTGGGAAATTATGTATTTTATTCCAGCCCAGTCATCAACACTGAGCTCAGCCTTCATCAATTACCAACCAGCATGGCTAATGGCTGGAAATTCTCGCAGTCATATCCAAAGCATCTGGACAGCCTACAGTTAGGGTTGAGAAAGTCTGGTCCAAATATACAGGAAAAGGAACATGAAATTGGAATTCACACCAGGCCCATTTTTTTTATGCAacacagggagaaaaaaagaatgcaAGGTCCCCAGCCCTAACAAATTTATACATACACACGAACACATAATTCTACCATGACCAGGCTAACGCTAACGGTTCATTGCGAAACAGAGGACAGGAGATAAAGAGACACATGGCTCAATGCAAGATGCATGGCTCAATGCAATACAAAATCTATCTTCCAAACCGAATATGAGATTTTTTAAGCAAAACATGGGCTTCTGCCTGTTCCTCCAACAGGCACATTAGAAGCAGCTAAGGGAGTTCTTACAGAAGCAGGAGATACTGTTTGACctaagtgccttttttttttttttgccttccttcCAAGGCCTGCAGTGTCTGCGTTGATAACCCAGTGTGATAACAAGCACAAATTGCTTGCATCATGGAAAAAACAGAAACCAGTAAGCGTTTTGAACAGTCCTGAACCTGTGACAAACCAGCATAAAGGTTGCTCCACTGAAGCGCAGGCACgtgctgggggtggggagagggaagagaagagacaaGAGCGCTGCCTGGTGAGCTCAGGGCTCTTGGTAATTGCGGAAAGTTAATTCTTGGTCATGTGGGGCTGAGAGGGCCACCATCTGAGGAGGAGCCTGCCTGGGATTTCTACTGGCTGCCCAGCCTAAGTGCCTATTTAAAGAGACAGTTgctcagagagagaaaatgtGTAGTGACGGGCAGTCTCCAGCTCAGAAGGAGTACTTCCATCCACAGCAACCTTATGTCCAAGCCTGAACTCTAGTATCAGCCTCTCAGGCCTTCTGGGATTAGTCTGGGCCAACTCCTCCTTGTTCCCCTTCAGGTTGACCTTAATCTTAAAATGCAGCTATCTATAAACTGGAGAATTAAACAATTTAGTGTCTGGAAAACTTGTCGGCACATAGCCAGACATGTAACGCCTTGCTGATTATTCACTTCTTTCTGAGCATCAGGAGCGCAAGAAACTTTGTCATAATAACACTGAGTTGAAAACATCGTGCATCTGCATTCGGAAGAAAGCTaatagacagagacaaagacgGAGCATCTCAAACAACTTGCCTCTCGTGCCGTGAAACAAATTCAACAAGTTTTTCcacgtgcaggtagtcctcgacttacaaccacaatggagcccaacatttctgttgttaagtgagacatttgttaagtaaatttttccctgttttacaacctttcttgcctcagttgttaaatgaagcacTGCGGCTGatcagttagtaacccggttattaagtgaattccccattgactttgcttatcaggtcACAAcaggtgaccttgggacacagcaagtcataaatatgaaccagctgctaagtatctgaattttgatcacatgatcatggggatggtgcaaaggtcacaagtgtgaaaaacggtcatacgtcACCTttctcagtgctgctgtaactttgaacggtcactaactgaactgttgtaagtcaaaaggCTTCCTGTAACGAAATCTTACGCCCCAGATACTTACTGCAGGGGATGTATCCCAAATAGGGCTCAGTATGAAAGTACCTACTGTCTTTGCCTGAGCAACTAATTCACCCTTTAACTTCATCACaagtctttatttattaaatttatatgcagccCATCTCACCATCAGGTGACTCTAAAATCTCTCTAACGATAACTAAATGGCTGTCCtaaattatttagaattttttaaaaaaagaaatgcaaagtaGTATATAACCTGTGGATCATCCAAAAAAATGCATCTTATGTCCACATATAGTTGATAGACATTTAGCACCTTctacagaggtttttttttcttgcttcatcACTTTCAAAGTATAAATATGGGAAAAGGAGAAGGACAGTGGGGGAATTATCAACTTCTAAAAACTGATTATCATCATAACAATATGAAAAGTGAATAAAGGCACCTTCTTATTTCTGAATTATTTGCTTATTTCCTATGTAATTATGAATTACATGAAATTTAGTTCAGTATCTCAGTGATATCAAACCTAGAATGCCCCCTGAAATAGTAAACTCCATAGCTGGCACACTCCATTAAGATATCAATTCTATCAAAAAGCATTATTCTTCAATTTCATTTGGAAGTAACATCCCTAAATTAACTTGCCAATATAGTAGCAAaagaaccctacaaaagcagattCAATGCAGACACATCAACAGGGGGGGGGAAAGTTAAGAAATTGCTTTGTCGCTTCCCATCCTTTCATGTGAATGATATTCAAACAAGAAAAATGGTACAAAATAATGAAGAGAGATGTAAGATTTTAAGAGAGACTGGTCACTGATACACAAGCAGAAAGAGGCAATTACTTGGTTGCTGGCCTTCTCATTTGCAGTTTAACCTGTAATTATGTGCAGTCTTAAATAGTCAAACTCAATCATCTGCATCTTTAAAGCTTCACTGTGAGTCCCCCCACCAATAACCTACTCTACGGTTCTACAGAAACCCAAGATATTTATTATCTCGTAGTGCAAAATTACTGCAGCAACTGTTTTGCAGTTGCTTGCTAATCACATCCCTTGATATTCAATTATGTCAATTGGATCAGGACTCAGTAAGAAAGCCTGGTTTTATCTGGCTACCAATTGACTAGGTGACATAACGCCTAACCTTTAAGCAGAAGGAAAAATGTAATTATGATAACCTGCAAAACCCTTGCTGGCCTTTTCTGAAATGCAGCATTCCTCAGAGTTCGTATCAGTCTCTGAGCTCAAAGAAACCCAAACAACTCCCTTGTGACAGAGTAGCCCCACAAAATACAAGCCCAAGCAGTGGTTTTCTCACATATGCAGAAAAAGGAACAACCGTGTATTCATTttcagggcaaaaaaaaaaagttaaaaccagAACAGCCATCAGATTACAATATAAGGGTGTGCTCTTACAAAGTTATGCCCCCCTAAGACTCTGACAACACTCCTCTCCAAGTTCACCAGGCCAAAAACTTGATTGCAATTGAAACTAACCTTGGTAAGAGAAAAGGCTGCCCCCTGCTGCTGTTTAACTCTAAGAACAGCAGCAAGTGCCACTCCCTGAATGCCCCAAACTAAAGGGATTCCACAGCAGAATTTCACACTGTGGAAAGCAAGTTGATTGCTATGAATCTTCGAGTTAGGTGACCATCTACTGCCGAAAGCTTCAAAGGCTGGGAGGATTGATACTAAGTTTAAACAGTGCTCCCTGCACTGTGAACCTCTTATCAGTAGTTTAGAAGCTGCCATTATTCCCTGAATCCCTCTCAATTTCTTTACTTGTAGTATATCTGATTTCTacatctcctcctttctttccttccttccttcctgccacaTATTTTGCAAAGTACTGTGTAAGATTTGACGGTTATTGAATATCTTCACAAATTGTCTTTGCTGAGGCATTTCTTTGTGAGAAATCACTTGCAAGACCCAAGTCTAATAAGAATTTGGCTAAAAGACAAATTGCATTTAGACCCACACTGCCAAATATCAGAGTATCATGGCTCCACATATAACAGAACTTTTTGTAGCAACCTGATAGCTTCCCGACTGCAGCTTCCATAATCCTCATCCAGTGTGAGCAAACATTTCCACAGATGCAGATCCCACAGGAGCCGGGCTGGAGATGGCTGGTCTAAATTTTTAGAAGCACAATGGAGttttcattctattccatttttgaCATATTCAAATACAATATCCAACAATACAGCAAGTGCAGTTGGTTGTAATGGCCTATTTGCAAAAATGCTCCTAGACTCAACCTTAAGGTGCAGGTGATTCTTCTAAACGCACCAACAGCAAATGCAGAAGAAATCACCATTCCTTACAGTTGGGCATATCCCCATGTAGGCATGTAGCACTGTGGTTTTTAAAAAGACGGATCAACCTTCTCATAATTGTTTCTGGAAAATTATCCGTTCAGTTAGCCAATGCCATGTTCCTTGCAAACTTAATCACTGATAGTTTGATAACTTTTTTGTGTGTCTGAGCAAAACAGCATGGGTCAAAGGTCTGCCAGCAAAAAGATGAGAGGCAAGAAACTTTCAAAGTGACTT
It encodes the following:
- the VEGFA gene encoding vascular endothelial growth factor A, long form isoform X4, translated to MLRLKTCVRSARGSRGPKGSPHTRRRRAGPQRRQVLQAAPAQGDGERQQGEVISFMKVFERSACRSIETMVDIFQEYPDEVEYIFKPSCVPLMRCAGCCNDEALECVPTEVYNVTMEIMKLKHFQSQHIHPMSFQQHSKCECRQKKEVRIRQENHCEPCSERRKHLYKQDPLTCKCSCKFTDSRCKSKQLELNERTCRCEKPRR
- the VEGFA gene encoding vascular endothelial growth factor A, long form isoform X7, giving the protein MKVFERSACRSIETMVDIFQEYPDEVEYIFKPSCVPLMRCAGCCNDEALECVPTEVYNVTMEIMKLKHFQSQHIHPMSFQQHSKCECRQKKEVRIRQEKKSKRGKGKGQKRKRKRGRYKPQNFHCEPCSERRKHLYKQDPLTCKCSCKFTDSRCKSKQLELNERTCRCEKPRR
- the VEGFA gene encoding vascular endothelial growth factor A, long form isoform X1 translates to MLRLKTCVRSARGSRGPKGSPHTRRRRAGPQRRQVLQAAPAQGDGERQQGEVISFMKVFERSACRSIETMVDIFQEYPDEVEYIFKPSCVPLMRCAGCCNDEALECVPTEVYNVTMEIMKLKHFQSQHIHPMSFQQHSKCECRQKKEVRIRQEKKSKRGKGKGQKRKRKRGRYKPQNFHCEPCSERRKHLYKQDPLTCKCSCKFTDSRCKSKQLELNERTCRCEKPRR
- the VEGFA gene encoding vascular endothelial growth factor A, long form isoform X6 produces the protein MLRLKTCVRSARGSRGPKGSPHTRRRRAGPQRRQVLQAAPAQGDGERQQGEVISFMKVFERSACRSIETMVDIFQEYPDEVEYIFKPSCVPLMRCAGCCNDEALECVPTEVYNVTMEIMKLKHFQSQHIHPMSFQQHSKCECRQKKEVRIRQEKKSKRGKGKGQKRKRKRVTVNLAQKGESTCTNRIP
- the VEGFA gene encoding vascular endothelial growth factor A, long form isoform X2, whose amino-acid sequence is MLRLKTCVRSARGSRGPKGSPHTRRRRAGPQRRQVLQAAPAQGDGERQQGEVISFMKVFERSACRSIETMVDIFQEYPDEVEYIFKPSCVPLMRCAGCCNDEALECVPTEVYNVTMEIMKLKHFQSQHIHPMSFQQHSKCECRQKKEVRIRQEKKSKRGKGKGQKRKRKRGRHCEPCSERRKHLYKQDPLTCKCSCKFTDSRCKSKQLELNERTCRCEKPRR
- the VEGFA gene encoding vascular endothelial growth factor A, long form isoform X3, encoding MNFLLTWIHWGLAALLYFHNAKVLQAAPAQGDGERQQGEVISFMKVFERSACRSIETMVDIFQEYPDEVEYIFKPSCVPLMRCAGCCNDEALECVPTEVYNVTMEIMKLKHFQSQHIHPMSFQQHSKCECRQKKEVRIRQEKKSKRGKGKGQKRKRKRGRYKPQNFHCEPCSERRKHLYKQDPLTCKCSCKFTDSRCKSKQLELNERTCRCEKPRR
- the VEGFA gene encoding vascular endothelial growth factor A, long form isoform X5; this translates as MNFLLTWIHWGLAALLYFHNAKVLQAAPAQGDGERQQGEVISFMKVFERSACRSIETMVDIFQEYPDEVEYIFKPSCVPLMRCAGCCNDEALECVPTEVYNVTMEIMKLKHFQSQHIHPMSFQQHSKCECRQKKEVRIRQENHCEPCSERRKHLYKQDPLTCKCSCKFTDSRCKSKQLELNERTCRCEKPRR
- the VEGFA gene encoding vascular endothelial growth factor A, long form isoform X8, coding for MNFLLTWIHWGLAALLYFHNAKVLQAAPAQGDGERQQGEVISFMKVFERSACRSIETMVDIFQEYPDEVEYIFKPSCVPLMRCAGCCNDEALECVPTEVYNVTMEIMKLKHFQSQHIHPMSFQQHSKCECRQKKEVRIRQEKCEKPRR